TATGGATTTCCAGACCGCCCGCAGGGCCATGATCGACAGTCAACTGCGCACCAGCGGCGTCAACGAACCCTTCGTTCTCGAACGCATGGGCACCGTCCCGCGCGAGGATTTCGTGCCCGAGAGTGCGCGCAGCACGGCCTATATGGACCGCGCCCTGCCGCTGGGCGACGGCCGCTTCCTCGCCTCCCCCGTCTCGCATGGGCGGATGCTGGCAGAGGCGCATCCCCGCCCGGGCGAGCGCGTACTGGTGGTCGAGAACGGCAATGGATACCTCGCCGAACTGGTTCGTCCTGTCGCTGCGTCGGTCGATACGGTCGATGCGGACGCCGTCGCCGCCAACAAGACAAAGGCGAAGGATTACGATCTCGTGCTGGTCGACGGCGCGATCGAGGAACCGTCCAAAGCGCTGGTGAAATGCGTCGCAGCCAATGGCCGGATCGTCACCGGCCTGATCGAACGGGGCGTGCCGCGCCTTGCCGTGGGACGCCGGACCGGCGACCGGCTGGCGTTCGATACCGTGGCGGACACCAGCCTGCCCGCGCTCGGCGGTTTTGCACGCAAGAAGGAATGGAGCTTCTGATCATGCCGGGGAGGGTTTCGATCAAGCCACTGCTTCTGGGCAGCGCACTGGGTTGCATGGCCATGGCCACCCCCGCCCATGCCGACACGCTGCGCGAAGCGTTGGCACAGGCTTACGAGACCAACCCCGTCCTGCAGGCGGCCCGGGCCCAGCAGCGGGCGACCGATGAAACCATTGCAGTGGAAAGGGCCGCAGGCCGGCCCAATGCATCGGTTGCAGGCACGTATATCGAGTTCCTGAAAACCTCGGGCAACAGTTTCACGGCCCCCGACCGCACATTGCAGGTCGGCCCGGATCTTTCCGTTCCGGTCTATCAGGGCGGCGCGGTGAAGAACGCGATTCGGGCGGCCGACGAACGGATCGAGGCGGGACGAGCCGACCTTCGCGGGACCGAGAGCGCGATTTTCAGCCAGGTGGTCGCGGCCTATATGGACGTTCTCCAGGCAGAGGCTCTGGTCGGCCTGAACGTGAACCAGGTGCAGGTGCTTTCGACCAATGTCGAGGCGACCGGTGACCGGTTCGAGATCGGCGACCTCACCCGGACCGACGTCGCGCAGTCCCAGTCCCGCCTGGCCCTGGCGGAAGGCGACCTGCAAAGCGCGCGCTCCAACCTCATCGGTGCGCGCGAGACCTATATCCGGCTGGTGGGCGAATACCCCACCAATCTGGAGCCGCCGCCGCCGCTTCCCAACCTGCCGGACAGCCCCAATACCGCCGTGGACGTCGCGCTGGAGCGCAATCCCGACCTTATCGCCGCGCGCGAACGGGCCGACGCCGCCGGTTACGATGTCCGCGTCGCTGGATCGAACCGCCTGCCGCGCGTCAACGTCTTTACAGGGGCGGACTATTCCAACTTCTTCGGCTCGCTGGGCGGACCGACCTCGGCCCAGTTCGCGCAGTCTGAACTGACGGCCAATGCCGGGGTCCAGTTCACAATCCCGATCTATCAGGGCGGCCGCCCCGCTGCGCTGCGGCGGCAGGCACAGGCCCGCGAAGGTGCGGCGCTGGAACAGGTCATCGCGGCAGAGCGCGACGTCATCGCGCAGGTCCGCGCCTCCTTCGCCAGCTACCGCGCGGCCCTGTCGATCATCGATTCGTCGCGCACCGCCGTGTCGGCAGCGGAACTCAGCCTCGAAGGCGTGCGCGCGGAAAACTCGATCGGCAATCGCACGGTGCTGGACGTTCTGAACGCGGAACAGGAACTGCTTGTCGCCCGGGTCCAGCTCGTGACGGCGCGCCGCAACGCCTATGTTGCCGGCTTCTCCCTGCTGGCCGCGATGGGCCTGGCAGAGGCGCGCGATCTCGGCCTGGATGGCGGAACGCTGTACGATCCGCTGGTCAATTACGACCGCGTGTCGGGGCAATGGTGGGACTGGCAGCGCGACCCGGACCCGGTGCCCGTCTCGACACGCACCGTTGACATCCCCGCCGCCAATGCGACACTCCCCGCCGACACGCAGCCGGACGACCCGGCAGAAATTACGTCCGGCGTTCTGGGGGAATAGGGCATGGCACAGCCGAACGAGGCATCGGTCGAAGAGATCCTCGAATCGATCAAGAAGGTCATCGCGCGTGACAACCGCTCGATCGCGGCAGAGGCCCGGATGCGCCGTGAACGAGCCGCCAAGGTCGAGGACACGCCCGAACCCGCCGCCCCGGAAGAGGCGGAGGAAGTCCTCGATCTGGACGAATCGGCCATGGTTGCGGACACGGACGGCGATTCGCTGGTAGGTTCGGAAGATGTCGAACCGACGGGCGATGCGTTCGGCGAAGACCACGACCAGGACGACGATGACAGCGACGACGAGCGTTCGCCGCTGCTGAACGACAGCGTCTCGGACGCCATGCGCAGCAATCTCGCCGCATTGGCCATGCTCGCCCAGCCGCCTGCCGCCCCGCAAATCGTGCGCAGCGGGGAAACCTCGCTCGAAGGCATGGTGCGCGAGATGCTTCGCCCGATGCTGGCCGAATGGCTGGACGAGAACCTGCCCCCGATGGTCGAACGCATGGTGCAGAGCGAAATCAGCCGGATTGCCGGCAAGA
This is a stretch of genomic DNA from Erythrobacteraceae bacterium WH01K. It encodes these proteins:
- a CDS encoding DUF2497 domain-containing protein; this encodes MAQPNEASVEEILESIKKVIARDNRSIAAEARMRRERAAKVEDTPEPAAPEEAEEVLDLDESAMVADTDGDSLVGSEDVEPTGDAFGEDHDQDDDDSDDERSPLLNDSVSDAMRSNLAALAMLAQPPAAPQIVRSGETSLEGMVREMLRPMLAEWLDENLPPMVERMVQSEISRIAGKKR
- a CDS encoding protein-L-isoaspartate O-methyltransferase, with the translated sequence MDFQTARRAMIDSQLRTSGVNEPFVLERMGTVPREDFVPESARSTAYMDRALPLGDGRFLASPVSHGRMLAEAHPRPGERVLVVENGNGYLAELVRPVAASVDTVDADAVAANKTKAKDYDLVLVDGAIEEPSKALVKCVAANGRIVTGLIERGVPRLAVGRRTGDRLAFDTVADTSLPALGGFARKKEWSF
- a CDS encoding TolC family outer membrane protein, which produces MPGRVSIKPLLLGSALGCMAMATPAHADTLREALAQAYETNPVLQAARAQQRATDETIAVERAAGRPNASVAGTYIEFLKTSGNSFTAPDRTLQVGPDLSVPVYQGGAVKNAIRAADERIEAGRADLRGTESAIFSQVVAAYMDVLQAEALVGLNVNQVQVLSTNVEATGDRFEIGDLTRTDVAQSQSRLALAEGDLQSARSNLIGARETYIRLVGEYPTNLEPPPPLPNLPDSPNTAVDVALERNPDLIAARERADAAGYDVRVAGSNRLPRVNVFTGADYSNFFGSLGGPTSAQFAQSELTANAGVQFTIPIYQGGRPAALRRQAQAREGAALEQVIAAERDVIAQVRASFASYRAALSIIDSSRTAVSAAELSLEGVRAENSIGNRTVLDVLNAEQELLVARVQLVTARRNAYVAGFSLLAAMGLAEARDLGLDGGTLYDPLVNYDRVSGQWWDWQRDPDPVPVSTRTVDIPAANATLPADTQPDDPAEITSGVLGE